One stretch of Deinococcus taeanensis DNA includes these proteins:
- a CDS encoding LysR family transcriptional regulator, whose product MRINPDFLVTFNAVAEFGSVSKAAEYLHLSQPAVSGQLRSLAELVGAPLYTRRARGIALTAEGRELLPHAQAIARSMKRVTDLAGEHRDRRRSHVRLGASWTLSVRAVTLAGQFQSGVPTVSLHSGHTPHLIARVAAGELDAALTVDASQALPEGLEARRFSSEDLRLIVPPGHPLASEGYVTPGVLARETLLQPMPESGVRKRAAKLLDGAGVMPRHVLELGGFLAVKAALHAGLGVAILPRSLVGPEVDHGLLVSLGLEAPEVTLGYHVVSAPQALLPTAVAEVLSTLT is encoded by the coding sequence ATGCGCATCAACCCGGACTTTCTGGTCACCTTCAACGCGGTGGCGGAGTTCGGCAGTGTCAGCAAGGCGGCCGAATACCTCCACCTTAGTCAGCCGGCTGTGAGCGGACAACTGCGCTCCCTGGCTGAACTCGTCGGCGCGCCACTGTATACCCGGCGTGCCCGTGGCATCGCTCTGACCGCAGAAGGCCGGGAGCTGCTTCCCCACGCCCAGGCCATCGCCCGCAGCATGAAACGTGTGACCGACCTGGCCGGTGAACACCGGGACCGGCGCCGGTCCCATGTGCGCCTGGGCGCCTCCTGGACCCTCTCGGTCCGGGCCGTCACCCTGGCTGGCCAGTTTCAGAGCGGCGTGCCCACCGTCAGCCTGCATTCCGGTCATACCCCTCACCTGATCGCCCGGGTCGCCGCGGGAGAACTTGACGCCGCCCTCACGGTGGATGCCAGCCAGGCGCTGCCCGAAGGCCTGGAAGCGCGGCGGTTCTCCAGTGAGGACCTCCGCCTGATCGTTCCACCGGGCCACCCACTGGCCAGTGAAGGGTACGTGACGCCCGGCGTTCTGGCGCGTGAAACGTTGCTGCAACCCATGCCCGAGTCCGGCGTGCGCAAGCGGGCCGCGAAACTCCTCGATGGGGCAGGCGTGATGCCCCGACATGTCCTCGAACTGGGCGGGTTTCTGGCCGTTAAAGCCGCATTACACGCCGGGCTGGGGGTCGCGATCCTGCCGCGGAGTCTGGTGGGCCCGGAGGTGGACCATGGCCTGCTGGTCAGCCTGGGGCTGGAGGCGCCGGAAGTGACCCTCGGGTACCACGTGGTGTCGGCCCCCCAGGCCCTCCTGCCCACTGCGGTCGCTGAAGTCCTGAGTACGTTGACCTGA
- a CDS encoding SLC13 family permease, producing the protein MRWRGELNSDGASERLQQILSDDRPIKTNPKLMRQALEMFAVTLGLFMVGHPIELEAGLIALTTSTFLLLIADLSPVELFEKVEWATLLFFMGLFIVVSALEHVVVCEQVATALTGAIGGDIGLGILLVGFASAIISGFVDNIPFTISMASVLKELQATLGVKMDPLWWALSLGACLRGTLTLIGASANIVVSDIAAREGHPISFRQFMPLPHAGRAGHRDAGPGPVLPCLPAVDLRSLPYAHS; encoded by the coding sequence ATGCGCTGGCGCGGCGAACTGAACTCGGACGGCGCCAGTGAACGCCTCCAGCAGATCCTGTCTGACGACCGCCCCATCAAGACGAACCCGAAACTGATGCGCCAGGCGCTGGAGATGTTCGCCGTCACCCTCGGGCTGTTCATGGTGGGCCACCCGATCGAGCTGGAAGCGGGCCTGATTGCGCTGACCACCAGCACCTTCCTGCTGCTGATCGCTGACCTGTCCCCGGTGGAACTCTTCGAGAAGGTCGAGTGGGCGACGCTGCTGTTCTTCATGGGCCTGTTCATCGTGGTGAGCGCGCTGGAGCATGTGGTCGTCTGCGAACAGGTGGCCACGGCCCTCACGGGCGCGATCGGTGGCGACATTGGCCTGGGGATTCTCCTGGTGGGCTTTGCCAGCGCCATTATCAGCGGTTTCGTGGACAACATTCCGTTCACCATCAGCATGGCCAGCGTCCTCAAAGAGCTGCAAGCCACGTTGGGTGTGAAGATGGATCCGCTGTGGTGGGCCCTCTCGCTCGGGGCCTGCCTGCGCGGAACCCTGACTCTCATCGGCGCCTCGGCGAATATCGTGGTGTCGGACATCGCTGCCCGTGAGGGCCACCCCATCAGCTTCAGGCAGTTCATGCCGCTACCCCATGCCGGTCGCGCTGGTCACCGTGACGCTGGTCCTGGGCCTGTTCTACCTTGCCTTCCAGCTGTCGACCTGAGGAGCCTTCCCTATGCGCATTCTTGA
- a CDS encoding rhodanese-like domain-containing protein, producing the protein MNVQDLHAAQQAGEFVLDVRTPAEFTEGHVQGARLLPLQELPARLNEVPKDRKIYVICRSGNRSAQASQILADAGRRNVFNVDGGMNAWTAAGLPTTR; encoded by the coding sequence GTGAACGTTCAGGATCTGCATGCCGCACAGCAGGCCGGTGAGTTCGTCCTGGACGTCCGCACGCCGGCTGAGTTTACTGAAGGGCACGTGCAGGGGGCCAGGCTGCTTCCCCTTCAGGAATTGCCTGCCCGCCTGAACGAAGTCCCGAAAGACCGGAAGATCTACGTCATCTGCCGCAGCGGCAATCGCAGCGCCCAGGCCAGCCAGATCCTCGCGGACGCCGGACGCAGGAACGTGTTCAACGTCGACGGTGGAATGAATGCCTGGACCGCCGCGGGCCTGCCGACCACCCGGTGA
- a CDS encoding metal-sensitive transcriptional regulator has protein sequence MTSPAPLSPNDKEKQRVLNRLRRLEGQVRGLHKMVEDERPCQEILTLLSGVRSALDATGEAIFEQYLLSCAAEQGEPLPTKEIVKTARLLR, from the coding sequence ATGACCAGCCCTGCCCCCCTGAGCCCGAACGACAAAGAGAAGCAACGCGTCCTGAACCGCCTGCGCCGCCTGGAGGGGCAGGTCCGCGGCCTGCACAAAATGGTCGAGGACGAGCGACCCTGTCAGGAGATCCTGACGCTGCTCAGCGGCGTCCGCAGCGCCCTGGATGCCACGGGAGAAGCGATCTTCGAACAGTACCTGCTGAGTTGCGCGGCCGAGCAGGGTGAGCCTCTGCCAACCAAAGAAATTGTCAAAACCGCGCGTCTGCTGCGTTAA
- a CDS encoding rhodanese-like domain-containing protein — MTYQDIFTAELETKKREGAQLIDVRERDEYLTGHIPGAVSLPLSELAGRENDISSPAVLICASGNRSSQAAAYLAAQGKTGLMNLSGGTLTWMREGRDLNRGEQP, encoded by the coding sequence ATGACCTACCAGGACATCTTTACCGCTGAACTCGAAACAAAGAAGCGCGAAGGCGCCCAGCTGATCGACGTGCGCGAACGCGATGAGTACCTCACCGGCCATATTCCCGGCGCCGTCAGCCTGCCCCTGAGTGAACTGGCCGGCCGTGAGAACGACATTTCGTCCCCCGCCGTTCTGATCTGCGCGAGCGGCAACCGCTCCTCCCAGGCCGCCGCTTACCTCGCCGCTCAGGGCAAAACCGGGTTGATGAACCTCTCGGGCGGCACCCTGACCTGGATGCGCGAGGGCCGTGACCTGAACCGCGGCGAGCAGCCATGA
- a CDS encoding sulfite exporter TauE/SafE family protein, which produces MIFAWIGAALIGISLGLLGSGGSILTVPVLVYLVGEPEKLAIAESLAIVGGISLFGAIPYALKKQIDWRSVLWFGIPGVLGTYGGAALSVFLSGVVQLMLFATVMLVAAVMMFRPTKASPEGSAAHKRSPVKIALEGLSVGVLTGLVGVGGGFLIIPALVLLGGLPMGLAVGTSLLIIAAKSFAGFYKYVHVLAEHDLSVNWGLIGLFTIIGIAGSFLGARVGKNISNDSLKRGFAGFLVVMGAYVLATNVPKVLHPTPVAEARHSVSTTH; this is translated from the coding sequence ATGATCTTCGCCTGGATCGGTGCCGCCCTGATCGGGATTTCCCTGGGCCTGCTGGGGTCCGGAGGCAGCATCCTCACCGTGCCGGTCCTGGTGTACCTCGTCGGTGAGCCTGAGAAGCTCGCCATCGCGGAGAGCCTCGCCATTGTCGGGGGCATCAGTCTCTTCGGGGCCATTCCCTACGCGCTCAAAAAGCAGATCGACTGGCGTTCGGTGCTGTGGTTCGGCATTCCCGGTGTGCTGGGCACGTACGGGGGAGCCGCCCTGAGTGTGTTCCTCTCCGGCGTGGTGCAGCTGATGCTGTTCGCGACCGTGATGCTGGTTGCAGCGGTCATGATGTTCCGGCCCACGAAGGCCAGTCCTGAGGGCAGCGCGGCGCACAAGCGCTCCCCCGTCAAGATCGCGCTCGAAGGCCTCAGCGTGGGGGTCCTCACGGGCCTCGTGGGGGTTGGCGGCGGATTCCTGATCATTCCCGCACTGGTCCTGCTGGGCGGACTCCCCATGGGCCTCGCGGTCGGAACCAGCCTGCTGATCATCGCCGCCAAAAGCTTCGCGGGCTTCTACAAGTACGTCCACGTTCTCGCTGAGCATGACCTCTCTGTGAACTGGGGACTGATCGGACTGTTCACCATCATCGGCATCGCCGGGAGCTTCCTCGGAGCCCGGGTGGGGAAGAACATCTCCAACGACAGCCTGAAACGCGGGTTTGCCGGCTTCCTGGTCGTGATGGGCGCGTACGTTCTGGCCACCAACGTGCCCAAAGTCCTGCATCCCACTCCAGTTGCGGAAGCCCGGCACTCCGTCTCTACCACACATTGA
- a CDS encoding methyltransferase family protein: MLLPVLEGRHSSKAGRAVGLPLRLTGTGLTVWAARSLGRNLTPLPEPLPHATLVEAGAYRFARHPIYGGLLLMALGWSADRSSRRALLLTGALGALFEAKAQREERRISARFPAYGAYQKRVQKFLPGVY, from the coding sequence GTGCTCCTGCCGGTCCTGGAAGGGCGCCACTCCTCGAAGGCCGGGAGAGCGGTGGGCCTGCCCCTGCGGCTCACCGGCACCGGACTCACCGTCTGGGCGGCTCGCTCCCTCGGGCGCAACCTCACGCCTCTACCCGAACCGCTTCCACATGCCACGCTCGTTGAAGCGGGGGCGTACCGATTTGCGCGGCACCCCATCTATGGCGGTCTGCTGCTAATGGCCCTCGGGTGGTCCGCTGACCGATCCAGCCGGCGTGCGCTTCTCCTCACAGGAGCGCTGGGCGCCCTGTTCGAAGCCAAAGCGCAGCGCGAAGAACGCCGCATCAGCGCTCGTTTCCCGGCATACGGCGCTTACCAGAAGCGGGTACAAAAGTTCCTTCCTGGCGTCTACTGA
- a CDS encoding ATP-binding protein, protein MTPGNERAVVRICQLLEGVPLALELAAAQLRVVAPEGLLAWLERPLEVLTDGPRDGPHHGHSLRSAIRWSADLLTAEQRAVFAACGAFAGSFTLPALEAVTALPQVRRALIGLVDHSLVQPADGPGPRWRLLVPVRDFAAEMLEGHPQARVLRGRHADHYLALAEEFLRCARGYDEEWLARLRADDANLSAALHWLIQTQQASRALRLVRALGAYWDRDATLTHHGWLRQVLALPGVGEEPALLADALCALGLTSRHLQQLEQAQGALEQAGELYRQLGNEAGEADVLLISASVHSQAGDHERALAQFRRVQAIFEGTNNRQRLNDVANNMGVTYLRLGEPADAERCFERTEVLSLELNSEPGLAFARGLLSWSAYLQGKKDVALLRMAAAWAHTLRVPNALLRYTLLSHLAFHARDAGQLELASRLVGCSEAMRAGTGEPWDSCFLPHAQRLDAALRAALGGPYLDWRAQGAAMSFGDIVPEVQDLLTQLAAPASPYRVAPLTRRERDVLELLAQGVPDKKIAQRLHISATTVSKHVSSMLGKLEVHNRVELARWALDHGLTSAAGLRPDAP, encoded by the coding sequence TTGACGCCGGGCAACGAGCGCGCCGTGGTGCGGATCTGCCAGCTGCTCGAGGGCGTTCCGCTGGCCCTGGAACTGGCCGCGGCGCAGCTGCGCGTCGTGGCGCCCGAAGGGCTGCTCGCCTGGCTGGAGCGGCCCCTTGAGGTGCTGACGGACGGACCAAGGGACGGACCCCATCATGGGCATTCGCTGCGCAGCGCCATCCGCTGGAGCGCAGACCTGCTCACGGCGGAGCAGCGGGCGGTGTTCGCGGCGTGCGGCGCATTTGCCGGCAGTTTCACCCTGCCGGCCCTCGAAGCGGTGACCGCACTGCCTCAGGTCCGCCGGGCACTGATCGGCCTGGTGGATCACAGCCTCGTTCAGCCGGCGGACGGGCCCGGGCCCCGCTGGCGCCTGCTCGTTCCGGTGCGGGACTTCGCGGCCGAAATGCTTGAGGGGCACCCTCAGGCGCGGGTCCTGCGCGGCCGCCACGCCGACCATTACCTGGCGCTGGCCGAGGAATTCCTGCGCTGCGCCCGGGGTTACGACGAGGAGTGGCTGGCGCGCCTGCGGGCCGACGACGCGAACCTGAGCGCCGCGCTGCACTGGCTGATTCAGACGCAGCAGGCGTCACGCGCGCTCCGGTTGGTGCGCGCCCTTGGGGCGTACTGGGACCGCGACGCGACGCTCACGCATCACGGCTGGCTGCGTCAGGTGCTCGCGCTGCCGGGCGTGGGCGAGGAGCCGGCGCTGCTGGCGGACGCGCTGTGTGCCCTGGGGCTGACCAGCCGCCACCTCCAGCAGCTGGAGCAGGCCCAGGGGGCCCTCGAGCAGGCGGGGGAACTCTACCGCCAGCTGGGGAACGAAGCCGGGGAAGCCGACGTGCTGCTGATCAGCGCGTCGGTGCATTCCCAGGCCGGAGACCATGAACGCGCCCTGGCGCAGTTCAGACGTGTCCAGGCGATCTTCGAGGGCACGAACAACCGCCAGCGGCTCAATGACGTGGCCAACAACATGGGCGTGACCTACCTGCGGCTCGGAGAGCCGGCCGACGCGGAACGCTGTTTCGAGCGGACTGAGGTGCTCAGCCTGGAACTGAACAGTGAGCCGGGACTGGCGTTCGCCCGCGGCCTGCTGAGCTGGTCAGCGTACCTGCAGGGCAAAAAGGACGTCGCGCTGCTGCGGATGGCGGCGGCCTGGGCGCACACGCTGCGGGTGCCGAACGCCCTGCTGCGCTACACCCTGCTCTCCCACCTGGCCTTTCACGCGCGGGACGCCGGACAGCTGGAGCTGGCCAGCCGGCTGGTGGGCTGCAGCGAGGCCATGCGGGCCGGCACCGGCGAGCCCTGGGACAGCTGTTTCCTGCCGCACGCCCAGCGGCTGGACGCCGCCCTGCGCGCGGCGCTGGGCGGGCCGTACCTGGACTGGCGTGCCCAGGGCGCAGCGATGAGCTTCGGTGACATTGTCCCGGAGGTTCAGGACCTGCTCACGCAGCTGGCGGCCCCCGCCTCCCCGTACCGCGTGGCGCCGCTGACCCGGCGGGAACGGGACGTGCTTGAACTGCTCGCGCAGGGCGTCCCGGACAAGAAGATCGCGCAGCGCCTGCACATCAGCGCCACCACCGTCAGCAAGCACGTCTCGAGCATGCTGGGCAAGCTCGAGGTTCACAACCGGGTGGAACTGGCCCGCTGGGCCCTGGATCACGGCCTGACGTCCGCGGCCGGGCTCAGGCCGGACGCCCCCTGA
- a CDS encoding YeeE/YedE family protein, translating to MTRTTPGIPGVHAPSTSSTQTATGVLVYLLAGLYFGIVLVKSEAASWYRVQEMFRFESFHMFGLIGSAVLTGMITTALLRRSGVNSRDGQIIKITDKDKGWRRYVFGGLTFGVGWGLAGVCPGPVFTLLGAGIWPVMIVLAFALLGTYLYGVIKDRLPH from the coding sequence ATGACCCGAACGACCCCCGGTATTCCCGGCGTACATGCGCCATCCACATCCTCTACCCAGACAGCCACCGGCGTGCTGGTCTATCTGCTCGCGGGGCTGTACTTCGGCATCGTCCTCGTGAAGAGTGAAGCGGCCAGCTGGTACCGCGTGCAGGAGATGTTCCGCTTCGAGTCGTTTCACATGTTCGGCCTGATCGGCTCGGCTGTGCTGACCGGGATGATCACGACGGCCCTGCTCCGGCGCAGTGGCGTGAACAGTCGCGATGGACAGATCATTAAAATCACGGATAAGGACAAGGGCTGGCGGCGGTACGTGTTCGGCGGTCTGACCTTCGGCGTGGGCTGGGGGCTGGCGGGCGTGTGTCCCGGGCCGGTGTTCACCCTGCTGGGCGCGGGAATCTGGCCCGTGATGATCGTGCTCGCGTTCGCCCTGCTGGGCACCTACCTGTACGGCGTGATCAAAGACCGCCTCCCGCACTGA
- a CDS encoding homocysteine S-methyltransferase family protein, producing MNVPLPQLQRRVLTDGGLETDLLFNHGIDLPWFASVVLLGTREGRSALETYYRPYLELAQRLSTGFILESATWRASPAWAEPLGLGQAELDQLNIAAVELLHRLRTEFATDTVEIVVSGCIGPRGDGYDAGRIMSVTEAAEYHGHQARVLASAGVDMLSALTMTNINEATGIALAAAQVDLPVSVSFTVETDGRLPTGDSLMDAVTAVDEATGHTPAYFMINCAHPDHFGAVLSESAGWTQRIRGLRANASRCSHQELDTMTALDAGNPTELGLLYRALLERQPQITVLGGCCGTDLRHITAVAEACLRPPSSSSSAADL from the coding sequence GTGAACGTACCGCTCCCTCAGCTCCAGCGCCGTGTCCTGACCGACGGCGGCTTGGAGACCGATCTCCTCTTCAACCACGGCATTGATCTTCCCTGGTTTGCTTCCGTCGTCCTGCTCGGGACCCGAGAGGGACGCTCAGCCCTGGAGACGTATTACCGGCCCTATCTGGAACTGGCCCAGCGGCTCAGCACCGGGTTCATTCTTGAAAGTGCCACCTGGCGGGCCAGTCCCGCTTGGGCCGAGCCGCTCGGGCTCGGACAGGCCGAGCTCGACCAACTCAACATCGCGGCGGTCGAACTGCTGCACCGCCTGAGGACCGAATTTGCCACCGATACCGTGGAGATCGTGGTCAGCGGCTGTATCGGCCCCCGTGGCGACGGGTATGACGCCGGCCGGATCATGAGCGTGACGGAGGCGGCCGAGTACCACGGGCATCAGGCTCGGGTGCTCGCCTCGGCTGGCGTGGACATGCTTTCTGCGCTCACCATGACCAACATCAACGAGGCAACCGGGATCGCCCTGGCCGCAGCACAGGTCGATCTGCCGGTGTCCGTCTCGTTTACGGTGGAGACCGATGGACGCTTGCCCACAGGTGACTCCCTGATGGACGCGGTGACGGCGGTCGATGAGGCGACTGGTCATACTCCGGCTTATTTCATGATCAACTGCGCTCACCCTGATCACTTTGGAGCAGTCCTGAGTGAATCCGCCGGCTGGACTCAGCGAATTCGTGGCCTGCGCGCGAATGCCTCGCGTTGTAGTCACCAGGAACTGGACACCATGACGGCACTTGACGCTGGCAATCCGACAGAGCTTGGGCTGCTCTACCGCGCGCTTCTCGAGAGGCAACCTCAGATTACGGTGCTCGGTGGCTGCTGCGGCACCGACCTGCGCCATATCACGGCCGTGGCTGAAGCCTGCCTGAGGCCCCCGAGTTCATCGTCTTCTGCGGCAGATCTCTGA
- a CDS encoding SLC13 family permease, giving the protein MMNIGNILSRSGFFDLVARRAMLLTRGEPVRELWIFSLLTAAFSAFLDNVATVLFMAPVVVTVVTRLGLRPMPYLIAVILASNTGGTATMVGDPPPSSALSPAKDSASSW; this is encoded by the coding sequence ATGATGAACATCGGCAACATCCTGAGCCGCAGCGGCTTCTTCGACCTCGTGGCCCGGCGCGCCATGCTCCTCACCCGGGGCGAACCCGTCCGTGAGCTGTGGATCTTCAGTCTGCTGACGGCCGCCTTCAGTGCGTTTCTAGACAACGTCGCCACCGTGCTGTTCATGGCGCCGGTCGTCGTGACCGTCGTCACCCGGCTGGGCCTCCGGCCCATGCCCTACCTGATTGCCGTCATCCTGGCCAGCAACACGGGCGGCACCGCCACCATGGTCGGTGACCCCCCACCATCATCGGCACTGTCGCCGGCAAAGGATTCGGCGAGTTCCTGGTGA
- a CDS encoding NB-ARC domain-containing protein produces MTAPWGPGRLPPRPNTLVGREDTLLIASRLLSDRRIRLLTLRGPGGIGKTRLALDLAYRLGPDFEGGAVWVSLAEVRAPSEVVPAIAQALRVPSQACADLLAHLESRSLLLVLDNFEHLTPAASEVAALAAGAPQLRLLVTSRAALHVRGEHELPLGPLPVPGPLESGPVGPAAQLFVDCARKVDIFS; encoded by the coding sequence GTGACGGCCCCATGGGGTCCGGGCCGTCTTCCGCCGCGACCGAACACTCTGGTGGGGCGGGAAGACACGCTGCTGATCGCCAGCCGCCTGCTGAGCGACCGCCGGATCCGGCTGCTGACCCTGCGCGGGCCCGGCGGAATCGGAAAGACCCGCCTGGCGCTGGACCTCGCCTACCGCCTGGGACCGGACTTTGAAGGCGGCGCCGTCTGGGTGAGCCTCGCGGAGGTGCGCGCGCCGTCGGAGGTGGTGCCCGCCATCGCTCAGGCCCTGCGCGTGCCAAGCCAGGCGTGCGCGGACCTGCTCGCGCACCTGGAGTCCCGCAGTCTGCTGCTGGTGCTCGACAATTTCGAACACCTCACGCCGGCCGCGTCGGAGGTCGCCGCCCTCGCCGCCGGCGCGCCGCAGCTGCGGCTGCTGGTGACCAGCCGCGCCGCGCTGCATGTCCGCGGCGAGCATGAACTTCCGCTGGGTCCCCTGCCTGTTCCCGGTCCGCTTGAATCGGGTCCGGTGGGGCCGGCGGCGCAGCTGTTCGTGGACTGCGCCCGGAAGGTCGATATTTTCAGTTGA
- a CDS encoding YeeE/YedE family protein, producing MTEFLDVLRSPWPWYIGGPLIGLTVPLLLWLGNKGFGISANLRHACAILLPDSAKPGFFRYNWRAERWNLMFASGLILGGFVAGALLADPEPTRLSAAGVQSIQELGVQVRPGLMPAELTDLSNPGVWALLAISGLLVGFGTRYGGGCTSGHAITGLSTLQGPSLIATVSFFAGGILSANLLLPFFMAVIR from the coding sequence ATGACTGAATTTCTCGATGTTCTTCGCTCGCCCTGGCCCTGGTACATCGGCGGCCCCCTGATCGGCCTGACCGTGCCCCTCCTGCTGTGGCTGGGCAACAAAGGCTTTGGCATCTCGGCCAACCTGCGGCACGCCTGCGCGATCCTGCTGCCGGACTCGGCGAAACCCGGCTTCTTCCGGTACAACTGGCGTGCGGAACGCTGGAACCTGATGTTCGCTAGTGGGTTGATCCTCGGTGGCTTCGTGGCAGGCGCCCTGCTGGCCGACCCGGAACCCACCCGCTTGAGCGCCGCGGGCGTGCAGTCCATTCAGGAGCTGGGCGTGCAGGTGCGTCCCGGCCTGATGCCGGCGGAACTCACCGACCTGAGCAACCCGGGCGTGTGGGCGCTGCTGGCCATCTCCGGGCTGCTGGTGGGATTCGGGACCCGCTACGGCGGCGGCTGCACCAGCGGGCACGCCATCACGGGCCTCTCGACCCTGCAAGGCCCGAGCCTGATCGCGACCGTGTCCTTTTTCGCTGGCGGCATCCTGAGTGCAAACCTCCTCCTTCCCTTTTTCATGGCGGTAATCCGATGA
- a CDS encoding helix-turn-helix domain-containing protein, with protein MRARGLGTSRSKRRSDAARPLASATRARIILLSAAHPALTMSEIGEKVELCDDTVSVWRRRFIQHGGQYGPAEPPNPRHAAAERET; from the coding sequence ATGAGGGCCAGAGGGCTCGGCACCAGCCGCTCGAAGCGCCGCTCCGACGCCGCCAGACCCCTGGCGTCTGCCACTCGCGCCCGGATCATCCTGCTCAGTGCAGCCCACCCGGCGCTCACGATGAGCGAGATCGGTGAGAAGGTAGAGCTGTGTGACGACACCGTCAGTGTCTGGCGACGACGCTTCATTCAGCACGGGGGCCAGTATGGCCCCGCAGAACCTCCAAACCCACGGCATGCTGCTGCCGAGAGAGAGACATGA
- a CDS encoding TlpA family protein disulfide reductase, producing the protein MSPQGQTSSVASGDLRRPAVVNVWATWCGPCRAELPVLARA; encoded by the coding sequence GTGTCACCTCAGGGGCAGACCTCCTCTGTCGCCTCCGGCGACCTGCGCCGGCCAGCGGTGGTAAACGTCTGGGCCACCTGGTGCGGACCGTGCCGCGCGGAACTTCCTGTACTCGCGCGGGCCTGA
- the nhaA gene encoding Na+/H+ antiporter NhaA yields MSAPQSPFARFTHSESFAGLLLVCTALIAFLWANSPWRETYTTAQHTHLALSLGNASLDLSIEHWVNDGLMAVFFLLVGLEIKREVLIGELSSRRRVALAVAAALGGMLVPAALFLALNAGGPGISGWGVPMATDIAFALGVLALLGSRIPLGLKVFLTALAIVDDLGAVIVIALFYTSSLDLTFLALAALTWGAALYAGWRGAFSLKLYAALGVLLWFFVLKSGLHATIAGVLLAFAVPIRKPNPAGYLAALTNAARPGRGEVVGARLRDLEDLLERAQSPLHRLEHALHPFVTFLVLPVFALVNAGVTVTSGGLGAVSLGVILGLLVGKPLGVVGGAWLAVRAGVASLPRRVTWMHMVGAGLLAGIGFTMSLFVSNLAFEDAALLTQAKLGVLLASVLAATLGAAWLMLGSRTTGAAARAGVGPHDGPDATV; encoded by the coding sequence ATGTCTGCACCGCAGTCCCCCTTCGCTCGTTTTACCCACAGTGAGTCCTTCGCCGGCCTGCTGCTGGTGTGCACGGCCCTAATCGCCTTTCTCTGGGCCAACTCCCCCTGGCGTGAGACCTACACGACCGCCCAGCACACGCACCTGGCCCTGTCCCTGGGTAACGCCAGCCTGGACCTCTCCATCGAGCACTGGGTCAACGACGGCCTCATGGCCGTGTTTTTTCTCCTGGTGGGCTTGGAAATCAAGCGGGAGGTCCTGATCGGTGAACTGTCCTCCCGCCGCCGTGTGGCGCTTGCGGTCGCGGCGGCACTGGGCGGCATGCTCGTTCCTGCCGCCCTGTTCCTGGCGCTGAACGCCGGCGGACCTGGGATCTCCGGGTGGGGCGTTCCCATGGCCACCGACATTGCCTTTGCCCTGGGTGTCCTGGCCCTGCTCGGCTCCCGGATTCCCCTGGGCCTCAAAGTCTTCCTGACGGCGCTCGCGATCGTCGACGATCTCGGGGCAGTGATTGTGATCGCCCTGTTCTACACCTCCAGCCTCGACCTGACCTTCCTGGCTCTGGCGGCCCTCACCTGGGGCGCGGCGCTGTATGCCGGCTGGCGCGGGGCCTTCAGCCTGAAGCTGTACGCCGCGCTGGGTGTCTTGCTGTGGTTCTTCGTCTTGAAGTCTGGGCTGCACGCCACCATCGCCGGTGTGCTGCTCGCCTTCGCAGTGCCCATCCGCAAGCCCAACCCCGCCGGTTACCTGGCGGCCCTGACGAACGCCGCCCGGCCCGGACGCGGCGAGGTGGTCGGCGCACGGCTGCGGGATCTCGAAGACCTGCTCGAACGTGCGCAAAGCCCGCTGCACCGACTGGAACATGCGCTGCATCCGTTCGTCACGTTCCTGGTGCTGCCGGTGTTTGCCCTGGTGAACGCGGGGGTCACCGTGACCAGCGGAGGCCTCGGCGCGGTCTCGCTCGGGGTCATCCTGGGCCTGCTGGTCGGCAAGCCCCTGGGCGTGGTGGGCGGCGCTTGGCTCGCCGTTCGCGCCGGGGTGGCCTCGCTCCCCCGCCGCGTGACCTGGATGCATATGGTGGGCGCCGGGCTGCTGGCGGGCATCGGGTTCACGATGAGCTTGTTCGTTTCCAATCTGGCGTTTGAGGACGCCGCCCTGCTCACGCAGGCGAAACTGGGCGTTCTCCTGGCGTCCGTCCTGGCGGCCACGCTGGGGGCCGCGTGGCTGATGCTGGGCAGCCGGACCACAGGTGCCGCCGCGCGGGCTGGCGTTGGTCCACACGATGGGCCGGACGCGACCGTGTAA